A part of Paenibacillus sp. 481 genomic DNA contains:
- a CDS encoding response regulator transcription factor, protein MRSNILIIDDDEKITSMLRRGLVFEGYEVRTAANGAEGLREMMIREPELVILDVMMPEVDGWEVCRRMREAGSTVPVLMLTAKDEVQDRVKGLDTGADDYLVKPFALEELLARVRALLRRRSEGEGGGHRLTFEDILMDLHTREVKRDGQAVELTAKEFELLHLFMQNPRRVLSRDVIMEKIWGYDYSGESNVLEVYIAMLRQKTEEHGGKRIIMTIRGTGYVLRGDS, encoded by the coding sequence ATGAGATCAAACATTTTAATTATTGATGATGATGAAAAAATAACGTCGATGCTGCGTCGCGGTCTCGTCTTTGAAGGCTATGAAGTGCGTACTGCTGCTAATGGAGCGGAAGGGTTGCGAGAAATGATGATTCGCGAGCCGGAGCTTGTCATTTTAGATGTGATGATGCCTGAGGTAGACGGTTGGGAAGTATGCCGTCGGATGCGTGAAGCGGGCAGTACAGTGCCTGTATTAATGCTTACGGCCAAAGATGAAGTGCAGGATCGGGTGAAAGGACTCGACACGGGCGCGGATGACTACTTGGTCAAACCTTTCGCCCTTGAAGAATTGCTAGCGCGTGTGCGGGCATTGCTGCGACGTCGTTCGGAAGGTGAAGGCGGAGGTCATCGTTTGACATTTGAAGATATTCTGATGGATTTGCATACACGGGAAGTGAAGCGTGACGGTCAGGCAGTTGAATTAACGGCCAAAGAGTTCGAGTTGCTACATTTGTTTATGCAAAACCCGAGGCGTGTCCTGTCACGCGATGTCATTATGGAAAAAATATGGGGTTACGATTATAGTGGTGAATCCAACGTACTCGAAGTTTATATTGCGATGCTTCGACAAAAAACAGAAGAGCATGGCGGCAAGCGCATCATTATGACGATACGCGGCACAGGCTATGTGCTGAGAGGAGACTCATAA
- a CDS encoding sensor histidine kinase, with amino-acid sequence MSIRLRLTVWYSALLAFTLFLFGVAIYAFADYNVYKEVKNDLEQQLDKLPIYSEGDLWSGLNFELPQSDVLRLEYEQLFVQIVNFTNGQVKGSSNLYDNDIQLKTPRKAGEIKSGFRKEFDKGYEFVVLEKALERKGGQIVGAIQVARYTGVEGRFIRELKSVLIISSMVTVVLAFSLGLFLAQKSLRPIENIIRATDRIQKGADLSVRIRREGPPEDEIGQLTDTINNMLGRMETFYNELDEAYRAQRRFVSDASHELRTPLTTIRGNVDLLEKMWINEAKTLPFTENERNQMSMEALSDIADESRRMSRLINDMLSLARADAGALMEKSPQDIKLLVEEVVRRAQFLPRKAEWVIGDTAALEGAVVHGNKDYLQQMLFIFIENAFKYTQAGTVSLEAIRQDNQVGLKVQDTGMGMNEREVPYIFERFYRADVSRGVTSGTGLGLSIAKWIIDEHRGSVEVMTQPEQGTTFIIWLPLTVVDEANLHPV; translated from the coding sequence ATGTCGATTCGTCTGCGACTGACTGTTTGGTATTCAGCGCTGCTTGCATTTACCTTATTTCTGTTCGGCGTTGCGATTTACGCCTTTGCGGATTACAACGTATATAAAGAAGTGAAAAATGATCTTGAGCAACAATTGGATAAACTCCCGATCTACTCGGAGGGAGATTTGTGGAGCGGGCTGAATTTTGAGCTTCCGCAATCCGATGTGTTGCGGTTAGAGTATGAGCAGTTGTTCGTACAAATTGTTAATTTTACAAACGGTCAAGTGAAAGGAAGCTCTAATCTGTACGACAACGATATTCAGCTTAAGACGCCGCGTAAAGCAGGTGAAATTAAGTCGGGATTTCGTAAAGAGTTCGACAAGGGGTACGAGTTTGTCGTTCTAGAAAAAGCGCTCGAAAGAAAAGGTGGACAAATTGTCGGGGCTATTCAAGTCGCTCGTTATACGGGAGTAGAAGGCCGTTTTATTCGCGAGTTAAAAAGCGTATTAATTATTTCTTCGATGGTGACGGTTGTGTTAGCGTTCTCGTTGGGATTGTTTCTTGCGCAAAAATCGTTGCGTCCGATTGAAAATATTATTCGCGCCACGGATCGTATTCAAAAGGGAGCCGATCTAAGTGTGCGTATTCGTAGAGAAGGGCCGCCAGAAGACGAGATCGGTCAGCTTACGGATACGATAAATAACATGCTAGGTCGAATGGAAACGTTCTACAATGAATTGGACGAAGCTTATCGAGCGCAGCGTCGCTTCGTATCAGATGCTTCTCATGAGTTGCGTACGCCGCTCACGACGATTCGAGGAAATGTAGATCTCCTCGAAAAAATGTGGATTAATGAAGCGAAAACGTTGCCTTTTACCGAAAATGAACGTAATCAGATGTCGATGGAAGCGTTAAGTGATATCGCGGATGAATCGCGGCGTATGAGTCGACTCATCAATGATATGTTATCGCTGGCACGGGCAGATGCGGGCGCTTTAATGGAAAAATCGCCGCAGGACATCAAATTGCTGGTGGAAGAAGTTGTGCGCCGAGCGCAGTTTTTGCCGCGCAAGGCAGAGTGGGTCATAGGAGATACAGCTGCTTTGGAAGGTGCTGTCGTGCACGGGAATAAAGATTATTTGCAGCAAATGCTCTTTATTTTTATCGAAAATGCGTTCAAATACACACAGGCAGGTACGGTTAGCTTGGAAGCGATCAGGCAAGACAATCAAGTTGGTTTGAAAGTGCAAGATACAGGCATGGGCATGAACGAGCGTGAAGTGCCTTATATTTTCGAACGCTTTTATCGTGCGGATGTTTCAAGGGGTGTCACTTCAGGCACAGGCCTTGGCTTGTCCATTGCGAAGTGGATTATTGATGAGCACCGCGGATCGGTCGAAGTCATGACTCAACCTGAACAAGGTACGACGTTCATCATATGGCTGCCGCTTACAGTTGTCGACGAGGCAAACCTTCATCCGGTATAA
- a CDS encoding 4-hydroxy-3-methylbut-2-enyl diphosphate reductase, which yields MEVMKITPRGYCYGVVDAMKLAQLTARNLDLPRPIYILGMIVHNSHVTDAFENEGIITLDGPNRMEILEQIESGTVIFTAHGVSPEVRRKARDKGLTTVDATCPDVTRTHDLIREKTDDGYEVIYIGKKGHPEPEGAIGVAPDKVHLIEQEAEIEQLSIDAERIIITNQTTMSQWDIKHIMNRLIAKYPGAEIHNEICMATQDRQHAVAEQAGQVELVIVVGDPRSNNSNRLAQVSEEIAGTPAYRISDLSELKLEWLQGINKVGVTSGASTPTPLTKEVVAFLEQYDPNDESTWELKRTVNMAKLLPVVREKRA from the coding sequence ATGGAAGTCATGAAAATTACACCGCGCGGTTACTGCTACGGGGTAGTTGATGCAATGAAATTAGCACAATTGACGGCGCGTAATTTGGATTTACCACGTCCGATTTATATATTAGGCATGATCGTGCACAATAGCCACGTTACAGATGCGTTTGAAAATGAAGGCATTATTACACTTGATGGGCCAAATCGCATGGAAATTTTGGAACAAATTGAATCGGGAACGGTTATTTTTACTGCTCACGGCGTGTCTCCTGAAGTTCGTCGCAAAGCGCGCGATAAAGGATTGACGACGGTGGATGCGACGTGCCCTGACGTAACGCGTACGCATGATCTGATTCGTGAGAAGACTGACGACGGCTATGAGGTCATCTATATCGGCAAAAAAGGTCACCCTGAGCCTGAAGGGGCAATTGGTGTAGCACCTGATAAAGTTCATCTTATTGAGCAGGAAGCAGAAATTGAACAGTTGTCAATTGATGCAGAGCGTATCATCATTACGAATCAAACGACAATGAGCCAGTGGGACATTAAGCACATTATGAACAGGCTTATTGCGAAGTATCCAGGGGCCGAAATTCATAACGAAATCTGCATGGCTACGCAAGATCGTCAACATGCCGTTGCCGAACAAGCTGGGCAGGTTGAGCTTGTTATTGTTGTCGGAGATCCGCGCAGTAACAATTCCAATCGCTTAGCTCAAGTGTCTGAGGAAATTGCCGGAACGCCAGCATACCGGATTTCCGACTTGAGTGAGCTTAAGCTTGAGTGGTTGCAAGGCATTAATAAAGTAGGTGTTACGTCCGGTGCCTCGACACCGACGCCTCTCACGAAGGAAGTTGTTGCTTTCTTAGAACAGTATGATCCGAATGATGAAAGTACGTGGGAGTTAAAACGGACAGTGAATATGGCGAAGTTGCTGCCAGTAGTGCGCGAGAAAAGAGCGTAA
- the aroF gene encoding 3-deoxy-7-phosphoheptulonate synthase, translating to MIVIVSNNTTEERISAIIGVIESAGLQVHVSRGADRTVIGIVGKAEPKLAEHLRQMKDVESVVKITKSYKLASRDFHPEDTIIDIRGVKIGGDNLVIMGGPCAVETPEQIDETARLVKAAGGQVLRGGAFKPRTGPYSFQGVGVEGLVMMAEAGKKHDLLTITEVMTPEYVDICAEYADILQVGTRNMQNFDLLRKLGECGKPVLLKRGFSATYDEWLNAAEYILAGGNPNVMLCERGVRTFETYTRNTLDLTAIPVMKQLSHLPVISDPSHGTGRRELVEPMSKASVAAGADGLIIEMHTDPDNSMTGDGVQSLFPDQFAALLRDFEQMAPLFGKTFNTVKQPAEHFLTWKK from the coding sequence ATGATTGTTATCGTATCGAACAATACGACAGAAGAGCGGATTTCAGCTATTATCGGTGTCATTGAAAGTGCAGGATTACAAGTACACGTCTCCCGTGGTGCAGACCGTACGGTTATCGGTATTGTAGGCAAAGCTGAACCGAAGCTTGCTGAACATTTGCGCCAAATGAAAGACGTTGAAAGTGTAGTCAAAATTACGAAGTCTTACAAATTGGCAAGTCGTGACTTCCATCCCGAAGATACGATTATTGATATCCGTGGCGTGAAAATAGGTGGGGACAACCTTGTTATCATGGGAGGACCGTGCGCGGTAGAAACGCCAGAACAAATTGATGAGACTGCCCGTCTTGTTAAAGCTGCGGGTGGTCAGGTGCTGCGTGGAGGTGCATTTAAGCCACGTACCGGTCCGTACAGCTTCCAAGGTGTTGGTGTGGAAGGTCTAGTTATGATGGCTGAAGCGGGTAAGAAGCATGACCTGCTGACAATAACGGAAGTTATGACACCTGAATATGTAGATATTTGTGCAGAATACGCAGATATTTTGCAGGTCGGCACACGTAATATGCAGAACTTTGATTTGCTGCGCAAGCTGGGTGAGTGCGGCAAGCCTGTTCTATTGAAGCGCGGTTTTAGCGCGACATACGATGAGTGGTTGAATGCAGCGGAATATATTTTGGCTGGAGGCAACCCGAATGTAATGCTGTGTGAGCGTGGTGTGCGGACGTTTGAGACCTACACGCGCAATACACTTGATTTGACTGCTATTCCGGTCATGAAGCAGCTAAGCCATTTACCGGTCATTTCTGATCCTAGCCACGGGACAGGCAGACGTGAGTTGGTAGAACCGATGTCCAAAGCTTCCGTTGCCGCAGGAGCGGACGGACTCATTATTGAAATGCATACCGATCCAGACAATTCCATGACTGGCGACGGTGTACAATCCTTGTTCCCTGATCAATTTGCTGCTTTGTTGCGTGATTTTGAGCAGATGGCACCATTATTCGGGAAAACCTTTAATACGGTGAAGCAACCCGCGGAACACTTTTTGACATGGAAAAAGTAA
- the glnA gene encoding type I glutamate--ammonia ligase, whose protein sequence is MSVNAILELIKEKNIQYVDFRFVDLMGRAHHISLPATEVEEGTFENGVAFDGSSIAGFRGIEESDMVMMPDTDTSYVDPFTAHPTLIIMCNIHTPDGVRYERDPRSIAQKAEEFMQTTGVGTDAYFAPESEFFIFDEVRYENSMNSASFFVDSEEAGWNTNRKEDGGNLGFKIQTKGGYVPVAPIDTQQDLRSEMCRLLQEAGLRIERHHHEVATAGQGEINFRFDTLTRTADNLMKYKYIVHNTARQFGKTATFMPKPLFGDNGSGMHVHQSIFNGDTPLFYEKGGYANLSEMALHYIGGILHHAPALLAITNPSTNSFKRLVPGYEAPVNLVFSKGNRSAAVRIPVAAVTPKGCRIEFRTPDSTANPYLAFAAMLMAGLDGIKRKLDPSALGYGPYDRNIYDLSDAEKKDIRSVPGTMEESLDALEADHEFLLEGGVFTKDFIDNYISLKRGEAKSVAIRIHPQEYSLYFDC, encoded by the coding sequence ATGTCTGTTAACGCTATTTTGGAGCTTATTAAAGAGAAAAACATACAATATGTTGATTTCCGTTTTGTGGATTTGATGGGGCGTGCTCACCATATCAGCTTGCCTGCTACAGAGGTGGAAGAAGGAACGTTTGAGAACGGCGTAGCATTTGACGGTTCATCCATTGCAGGATTCCGCGGTATCGAGGAATCTGACATGGTTATGATGCCTGACACAGACACGAGCTATGTGGACCCTTTTACAGCTCATCCGACACTAATCATCATGTGTAACATCCATACCCCAGATGGTGTTCGTTATGAACGTGACCCGCGCAGTATCGCGCAAAAGGCAGAGGAATTCATGCAAACGACAGGTGTAGGCACGGATGCATACTTTGCACCTGAATCAGAGTTCTTTATTTTCGATGAAGTTCGTTATGAAAATTCAATGAACAGTGCTTCGTTCTTTGTGGATTCAGAAGAGGCTGGTTGGAATACGAATCGTAAAGAAGATGGCGGCAACCTCGGCTTTAAAATTCAAACTAAAGGCGGCTATGTGCCGGTTGCTCCTATCGATACACAGCAAGATTTGCGCAGTGAGATGTGTCGCTTGTTGCAAGAAGCAGGCTTGCGCATCGAGCGTCATCACCACGAAGTGGCAACTGCAGGTCAAGGCGAGATTAACTTCCGCTTCGATACATTGACACGTACAGCAGACAATTTGATGAAGTACAAATATATCGTACACAATACGGCACGCCAATTTGGTAAGACAGCAACATTTATGCCAAAGCCACTGTTTGGCGACAATGGTAGTGGTATGCACGTGCACCAGTCCATTTTCAATGGGGACACACCGTTGTTCTACGAAAAAGGTGGCTATGCGAACTTGAGCGAGATGGCGCTGCACTATATCGGTGGTATTTTGCATCACGCTCCGGCGCTGCTTGCGATTACAAACCCAAGTACGAACTCGTTTAAACGACTTGTACCAGGTTACGAAGCGCCAGTAAACCTTGTGTTCTCCAAAGGAAATCGTTCCGCAGCTGTTCGTATTCCGGTCGCTGCTGTAACGCCTAAGGGCTGCCGTATTGAATTCCGCACGCCTGATTCTACCGCTAACCCATACTTGGCGTTTGCAGCTATGTTGATGGCAGGCTTAGACGGAATTAAGCGCAAGCTTGACCCGAGCGCACTGGGTTACGGCCCATATGACCGCAACATCTATGATTTGTCCGATGCGGAGAAGAAAGACATTCGTAGCGTACCTGGCACGATGGAAGAGTCGTTGGATGCTCTGGAGGCAGACCACGAGTTCTTGTTGGAAGGCGGCGTATTTACGAAAGACTTTATCGATAACTATATCAGCCTCAAACGTGGAGAAGCGAAGTCGGTTGCGATTCGTATTCATCCGCAAGAGTATAGCCTTTATTTTGACTGCTAA
- the serC gene encoding 3-phosphoserine/phosphohydroxythreonine transaminase produces the protein MGNQQQRAYNFNAGPAALPLEVLERAQAEFVDFRNQGMSIMEMSHRGAVYEQVHNEAKLLLKQLLQVPDGYDVLFLQGGASTQFAMIPMNLLTPDKVGGYVISGAWANKALQEAALIGETKVVASTEGDAYMRMPQPHEIVAPENAAYVHLTSNETIEGTQFAQYPTRQDVPLIMDMSSDILSRPIDVSQFDLIYAGAQKNLGPSGVTVVIAKEELLANSPKTIPTIMRYSTHFKNNSLYNTPPSFSVYMVNLVLQWIQAQGGLAAVERNNQAKAQLLYHAIDESGGFFRGCAHKDSRSLMNVTFRLGNEELEKAFIKQADQAGFIGLKGHRSVGGLRASIYNAVPYENCDALAQFMRQFQQQNG, from the coding sequence ATGGGAAATCAGCAACAACGAGCATACAATTTTAACGCGGGGCCAGCTGCATTGCCGTTGGAAGTGTTAGAACGAGCGCAAGCCGAATTCGTAGATTTTCGTAATCAAGGCATGTCCATTATGGAAATGTCGCACCGTGGAGCTGTTTATGAGCAAGTACACAATGAAGCGAAATTACTGTTGAAGCAATTGCTGCAAGTGCCAGATGGCTACGATGTATTGTTTTTACAAGGGGGAGCCAGCACTCAATTTGCGATGATTCCGATGAATTTGTTGACACCTGACAAGGTCGGAGGCTATGTCATCAGCGGTGCTTGGGCGAACAAAGCGCTTCAGGAAGCGGCGTTAATCGGGGAGACGAAGGTCGTTGCCTCAACCGAAGGCGATGCTTATATGCGTATGCCGCAGCCACATGAAATCGTCGCACCAGAGAACGCTGCTTACGTGCATTTAACCTCGAATGAAACGATCGAAGGCACTCAATTCGCGCAATATCCGACACGTCAAGACGTGCCTCTAATTATGGATATGTCAAGTGATATCCTTAGCCGTCCAATTGACGTCTCTCAATTTGATCTCATTTATGCTGGGGCTCAAAAAAACTTAGGCCCTTCCGGTGTTACAGTCGTTATCGCAAAAGAGGAATTGTTGGCTAACAGTCCAAAGACGATCCCAACGATTATGAGATACAGTACACATTTTAAAAATAATTCGCTGTACAATACACCGCCTTCATTTTCGGTTTATATGGTTAACTTGGTGCTGCAATGGATTCAGGCACAGGGTGGCCTAGCGGCGGTGGAGCGCAACAATCAGGCGAAAGCACAGCTCCTGTATCATGCGATTGACGAGAGCGGTGGCTTCTTCCGTGGCTGTGCGCATAAGGACAGCCGTTCCTTGATGAACGTAACGTTCCGCTTAGGCAATGAAGAGCTGGAGAAGGCCTTCATTAAGCAAGCCGATCAAGCAGGCTTTATCGGTTTAAAAGGGCACCGTAGTGTTGGAGGCCTGCGTGCTTCGATTTACAATGCGGTTCCTTATGAGAACTGCGACGCTTTGGCGCAGTTTATGCGTCAATTTCAGCAGCAGAATGGTTAG
- a CDS encoding response regulator transcription factor, which translates to MKSKILVVDDDPSMLILIEYNLRLAGYEVLCVSDGESVFEVLTKFRPDAIVLDRMLPQTNGLDVCRRLRTQHNMVPIIMLTAMHEVSERIVGLDNGADDYMTKPFSPQELISRIRSLMRRVQTLPSDAEGTIYEIGGLTVIEKQREVLLNGRSIDLTPKEFELLVFLCRHRGKVLSRQQLLHGVWDYHFLGDTRIVDVHISHLRDKLEKNARSPEFIVTIRNVGYKLADTVKQCLAASTIYPQQA; encoded by the coding sequence ATGAAGTCGAAAATTTTAGTTGTCGATGATGATCCTTCAATGTTGATTCTTATAGAATACAATTTAAGACTGGCTGGTTACGAGGTATTATGTGTCTCAGATGGTGAATCCGTGTTTGAGGTGTTAACCAAATTCCGTCCGGATGCCATCGTTCTCGACCGCATGCTGCCGCAAACGAACGGTTTAGACGTGTGCCGTAGGCTGCGCACGCAGCACAATATGGTTCCGATCATTATGCTGACCGCCATGCATGAAGTGAGTGAACGCATCGTAGGCTTGGACAACGGCGCTGATGATTATATGACAAAGCCTTTTAGCCCGCAGGAACTTATTTCACGCATTCGTTCACTGATGAGACGTGTGCAAACGCTGCCTTCTGATGCCGAGGGAACGATTTATGAAATTGGTGGCTTGACCGTTATCGAGAAGCAGCGTGAGGTGCTCTTAAACGGCCGTAGCATCGATTTAACGCCAAAAGAGTTCGAACTACTCGTCTTTCTATGCCGCCACCGTGGCAAGGTTCTGAGCCGCCAACAATTGCTACATGGCGTGTGGGACTATCATTTTTTGGGCGATACGCGCATCGTTGACGTTCATATTAGTCATCTTCGTGACAAGTTGGAAAAAAACGCGCGCAGCCCTGAATTTATTGTGACGATCCGCAATGTCGGCTACAAGTTGGCCGACACCGTCAAGCAATGTCTGGCTGCATCGACTATTTATCCACAGCAAGCATAA
- the trmL gene encoding tRNA (uridine(34)/cytosine(34)/5-carboxymethylaminomethyluridine(34)-2'-O)-methyltransferase TrmL yields MALHIVLVEPEIPANTGNIARTCAATGIHLHLVRPLGFRTDDATLKRAGLDYWHAVNIEYHDSFQEVLDKYADARFFYASTKATNHYCQFEYQDGDFFVFGKETKGLPAELIEANRETCIRMPMTKEVRSLNLSNSAAIILFEALRQLGFPNLD; encoded by the coding sequence ATGGCTCTGCATATTGTACTTGTCGAACCTGAAATTCCTGCCAATACGGGCAACATCGCGCGTACGTGCGCGGCAACGGGCATACATCTACACTTGGTACGTCCACTTGGATTTCGAACTGACGATGCGACATTAAAGCGCGCTGGACTCGATTATTGGCACGCTGTAAATATTGAATACCACGATTCGTTCCAAGAAGTGCTGGATAAATACGCGGATGCGCGTTTTTTTTATGCCTCGACGAAAGCGACAAATCATTATTGCCAATTTGAGTATCAAGATGGCGATTTCTTCGTATTCGGCAAAGAAACCAAAGGATTGCCGGCGGAACTGATCGAAGCTAATCGTGAAACATGTATTCGTATGCCGATGACAAAAGAGGTGCGTTCGCTTAATTTGTCCAACTCGGCTGCCATTATTTTATTTGAAGCTTTAAGGCAGCTTGGTTTCCCTAATTTAGATTAG